The DNA segment TGTGATTTCCGGAATTTTCTTTtagattctgtctctcacagtggaCATGTACCAACGCTGAAAATTTCAGATCCCTCCATGATTTCTAAGTGGGAGAACTTGCAAAATAGCAAATACTTACTTTCCTCACTGTAAATGGTATTAACTACACAGCAAAGTACAAACAGAACTGCAATAACATtatctaaatatataaaaatgtaaattttaaatactttatcaATACAACTGCAAAGTCTATAACACAGAATACAATAATTTCAGTACCTCGCAATGTGGAAGCATCAGGGAGTTGCTGTGATCCAGTAGCCATCCCATCTATGTCAtctataaaattgaaaaaatgttATTAGACCAACCATATTCACAAACACCAAGCCGATTTAACAACATATAAACCATGCATACCACCAATTTCATCCAGAGTTTTTCCTTGAATATCCTTCACACTTCCCTTCTCCATGGCCATGAGCAACTTGGAGATCTTAGCCAGCTGAATTGTTGATTGGGGCAGTCGATAGTATTCTCTATGGACCCTAATGTCATGGCCGAGGAAATCGGCCAGCTGGTCTAGTTCATTATCTTTCAAGTTCATGACTTGGCTTATCGTGGCAATCTGTTTGCGAAGGTTAGTTGTTGTTGCTCCGCAAGCATCTGCAAACTGACCAAACTGCCCTCTGTAGTGACCATCACTACAAGGAATGGCGAAAAGGTACATATTGTTTTCAGATACCCCGCACTCTTTCCTCTTACTAACGAGGAGTGACAGGTTATCGGTCATATCAGAAGTCAGGATCACAGCCACCTTTTGTCCTTTTTCCCCCTTCAGTTCCACTCTGGCAAACTGTTGGCAAAGCCTTTTCTCAACTTCTGTAAGCCCAGAGCTGATGTCATCGTTTAGTTTGGACATGTCACGATCTTCAAAATTTTTGACAGTCATACGTGCTACTTCACCTTCCCTCCTCCTATTGAACAAAATCACTTGACAAAGGATCACCTTTGCTAGTGCTGCATAAGTTCCTGCTGTTGGGTTATCACCTAGTTTCTCCCTAGCCGATTCCACTTGCTGACCAAGATATAACTGCAGCTTCTGAACATCTCTGGTCAGTGGAAGGCTGTCGACCGTGTTGTATTTTGCCTCACTCAGGTTTGATAAGGCTGAATGGGAAACTAATTCAGACCACTTTGTTTCATGAAGTGTGTGAAACCTCCTGATTGAGCCTCTTGATCCTCTTCCATGAGAGCACGACACATGATAATATCACTTATTTTTCTGAGAGAATGTCCAAGCTTCAGGGCTAAACTTGGGGCTTTGAATGTGCTGGTTTCAGTATCAAAACCTGAAACTCTCTTGACAGCATTAGTAAGAATAAAGAAGTTGGCTGGTTTTATTGCCTCTTTCATATTATGGATTCTTGTTGTGTGACGCAAAGTCACAAGTAATCTCCCAAGTTCCCTTACTTTCTGTCTTATATACTCATGCTTTGATCTGTCACTTCCATGCTTATTAAAAAGAGACTGAGCCAACTGCATAATATAATGATCATTCCTTATTGCACTAGACACATCATCCTTGTGCATCTTGCCCAGTACTGAGTAGAGTTCACTTGAAATTGGCTGAGACATTGTGGATTGAGTAGATGCTATACCAAAGACTCTATCTTTCAGCTTCTCTTCAGCATTATTCTCTGGTCTTAAAGCACATCTTTTCATATGCCGAGAAACTTCTTTTCTGGATATCATACCCTTACAGTATAAGCAGTACTCGTATGTCTcagcgctgctgctgctcttttttGAGATCCTTTTCACTTTAAGACAACCTGATCCTGTGGTTTTAACAGCAGAGTTGTGCTTGAAGTTACCAAGGTTTCGTAACCTTTCAAGATGAACTTTTCTGTCCTTTGATGATTTGGGTAACTGAAGCACCTGGGCGACTTCAGCATTTTCATTTACATGCGTCTCCAGATGACGTGCAAATTTTGTTTGAGGTTttccacacacaaaacaaaaattgactGTGCTTTTGATTAATTTTGTTGACTTGGTTGGGGATTCATTTTGGCTAATATCCACAGTACTCTTTTCGCTACAtgcatcttttgttttctgctggCATGACTCTGAGCTGTCTGGTTCTTGGTCGGGATGAAGATCATCAGTAGTTTCAAGAtcattcaaaatgtgctcaAAGTTGTTCTTAACATCCATGGTCTGTTCTTTTTCAGCAAAAGTAACGCATAAATCAGGCATGCTAGCAGCATGGGAGTTTTTTGATGGTCCAGGTAACTCAATAGACAACTCTGTTCCTGAGCTTTCTGAATCTGATGCAGAATTTGGGATGTATTCTTCATCAGATGAGACATCACCCTGTTCGTAAATACAGCATAgattaaataacagaaataaacatgggAAGGATAAATGCTAAATTGTTCACGTCACAGAGCTCGGGACGTAAACCAAAGTCTCTAGATGTCTTAAAAGTACTAAGAAATACCTCCcgatttaaagaagaaaatgtgcagCAGATATGTATTTTGTGCAAGTATTTTGATTCTGCTTGATCAATTTGCAATCTGTGATCGATTCAGTACTTTTTTGATATTTGTCCCATTTCTAATATccaatttatattttttgaacaatgacattaacaaaaaaaacaaacacaaaacaaaaaaactaagacACCAGCCCTAACCTGGTCCCAGAGCCCCTCCCACAATGACCCCCACAGATCAAAATTTGTAAAACCTTTGAGACTAGATTGtatgaaactgttttttttttttttttgttgttttttttacaaaggaTTATAATAAAATCTAAGTAATATTTTtacaatgtgtttatttatttctggcCTCTCTCACATAACTTCTACACTCTATCCAGTCCAAAATCTCTCTGCTTTCAATTCTCTATCTGAGACAACACTTACAAAACTGATTATCCTTATAATTTtgtgatgaaagaaaaaggaagagcaAGCAACATGTGGCAATCTTCACGAACTGCATCTACGTCAATATTAACTATATTATAATGAAGCCTGCGTAAATTCAACCTGGGAGACACACCTGCACATcgtctccatcatcatcatcatctcaacTCCCTTCAGCTGCTCACTCCGGCGCAGCCAATCCGGAGCTCCCTCGCACCTACGCCTCCATTCAGCTTCCGGGCATTTAAGCTCTTTCACCCATAGCTCGGCCTCTCAGCGTTTTCGCATCCCTCCACCACCCCTGCACCCCCATGCTTGCCCCCTGCCTCCATACCACCAGCAGTGTCCAGACCCCGGGGGAAGACCTCCTACTTCAATCAGCAATGCTTTTATCAACAGTTTTCCCGCCGGGGTCTGACCGCCAAATATTTAATGTTCAATAAAGCATGTCTAATTCTTTCTCCGTATCTGAGTCTTTCCAGGTTGAATTTCACTGTACACTTACGTCGGACATATCCCAGTCTTCTGAAGATGTCTGGAGGCAGATCTTATGCCACACACAACGGCATTctacaaatacaaagaaaccaCAGCATTAGACAACAACCGATGATTCATTaagttataatttaaaaagtagCGATCCCACACATCACAAATTATATTCACGAAGACCACTAAATATAAACAAGCATAAAGTGAATTTAAAACCAACGCATAATTCAGaataaaaagcagattttttttaaagtttaagacACATTTTAAACTTATGAATATGATATACTGCATCATCCTAATAATCAAtttttttcatcagatttgagatATAAAacattgttattttaaaaacagactaattagtaaactatatatatatatatatatatatatatatatat comes from the Astatotilapia calliptera chromosome 15, fAstCal1.2, whole genome shotgun sequence genome and includes:
- the LOC113007052 gene encoding uncharacterized protein LOC113007052; this encodes MTVKNFEDRDMSKLNDDISSGLTEVEKRLCQQFARVELKGEKGQKVAVILTSDMTDNLSLLVSKRKECGVSENNMYLFAIPCSDGHYRGQFGQFADACGATTTNLRKQIATISQVMNLKDNELDQLADFLGHDIRVHREYYRLPQSTIQLAKISKLLMAMEKGSVKDIQGKTLDEIGDDIDGMATGSQQLPDASTLREKSINDNEEILTSVTSDLPHFSETAAQDDQGNDACVTSGSPPVPDSVTKGLRVSSRRCVKRPWSEEEIGVVMKHMKPFIENGITVTNQQCLKCKEKEQPILETRSIQNIRDFVRNRGLAFKKKKNVKH